In Dyadobacter sp. CECT 9275, the following proteins share a genomic window:
- a CDS encoding FG-GAP-like repeat-containing protein, which produces MRTKYTSLLFLFIALAGAHTGEGQSAWFKADTLTSLSVNGVKLINPWAGGLNAMQFGKMRLNDDETEDLVVFDRSNSKITTYVAGTNPLKPAEKIFIHAPAYEQMFPKIDNWMILADYNRDGLKDLFASTSLGITVYRQVKTGNARSFVLEKDALYTKGLSAVLNLQVGGTDVPGIVDVDDDGDLDVLTFDFSGSYIELHQNLSMERYSVPDSLGSSSMPIFTRNGQCWGNFHKGDNNDFVFGDDCQVADLSGAKILHAGNSILLQDVNGDGNKDLLVGHVSNDHISVLYNAVAGIAADFTSFTHNYPEKDPIVFRIFPAVYAEDIDFDGVKDLIASPNVSVNEGNLMDFRSSNWYYHNGGTNDRPVYELVQKNFLQDQMVDVGENAAPSFFDVDGDGDLDMIVGTGGTAGTNGFRGKLWLFRNTGTAKTPAYELASDNYLDIPATLGLYNIKPQWADFNGDGIPDLGFAGINTASLKFEYRYIPNKSASGAAVLNVADAVVITMPSESQIGDSPFFHDADGDGDLDLLVGKPQGSIYYYINTGTGRQFAFRLETDAFAGVSINFEGRFSQISVQDIDLDGRPDLLTADHTGTIRIFSKADWGKWTARESLLINISDKASAPVLGRYLYAAVADYNGDGKPDVAVGTNAGGIMLFANILPITITSTEPGAGNQVKVYPNPASGHITILASQHSSVNILSVNGEVLRNNIHVQAGEATEIPLLNWPTGLYLLEVTGKGRKVVKKVVIK; this is translated from the coding sequence ATGCGAACCAAATATACCTCTTTGTTATTCTTGTTCATTGCGCTTGCCGGGGCACATACAGGTGAAGGGCAGTCTGCCTGGTTTAAGGCGGATACCCTCACAAGCCTTTCCGTTAACGGGGTGAAGCTGATAAACCCCTGGGCAGGAGGTTTAAATGCGATGCAATTTGGCAAAATGAGGCTGAATGACGATGAGACCGAGGACTTGGTCGTTTTTGACCGGAGCAACAGTAAGATCACTACTTACGTTGCAGGAACAAATCCCCTGAAACCTGCGGAAAAGATATTTATTCATGCACCGGCCTATGAACAGATGTTTCCGAAAATAGACAACTGGATGATCCTTGCCGATTACAACAGGGACGGGTTGAAGGATCTTTTTGCGAGCACCTCCCTGGGTATTACTGTGTATCGGCAGGTTAAAACAGGAAATGCGCGCTCATTTGTGCTTGAAAAGGACGCACTTTATACCAAGGGATTGTCTGCTGTTTTAAATCTTCAGGTAGGAGGAACAGATGTGCCCGGAATCGTGGATGTGGATGATGATGGGGATCTGGATGTCCTCACATTTGACTTTTCAGGTTCTTATATCGAGCTGCATCAGAACCTTAGTATGGAAAGGTATAGCGTGCCCGATAGCCTGGGCAGTTCCAGTATGCCCATTTTTACCCGTAATGGCCAATGCTGGGGGAATTTTCATAAAGGAGATAACAACGATTTTGTTTTCGGAGACGACTGCCAGGTGGCCGACCTTTCGGGGGCTAAGATATTGCATGCAGGTAATTCTATCCTTTTACAGGATGTAAACGGAGATGGGAATAAAGATTTGCTCGTAGGGCACGTGAGTAACGACCATATTTCGGTACTCTATAACGCTGTGGCAGGTATCGCAGCAGATTTTACCAGCTTTACACATAATTATCCTGAAAAGGATCCGATCGTTTTCAGGATTTTTCCAGCCGTTTATGCAGAAGATATTGATTTTGATGGGGTAAAAGATCTGATCGCCTCACCGAATGTATCCGTTAATGAAGGTAATCTGATGGATTTTCGGTCATCCAACTGGTATTACCATAATGGTGGTACCAACGACCGGCCGGTTTATGAATTGGTGCAAAAAAACTTTTTACAGGATCAGATGGTGGATGTGGGGGAGAATGCCGCCCCTTCTTTTTTTGATGTGGACGGTGATGGAGACCTGGATATGATCGTAGGCACGGGTGGTACCGCTGGCACTAACGGGTTCAGGGGGAAACTGTGGTTGTTCAGGAATACGGGCACTGCTAAAACGCCTGCCTATGAGCTCGCTTCTGATAATTATCTGGACATTCCGGCAACGCTTGGCCTGTATAATATCAAACCGCAATGGGCCGATTTTAACGGAGATGGCATTCCCGATCTTGGCTTTGCCGGAATCAATACGGCGAGCCTGAAATTTGAGTACCGGTATATCCCCAATAAGTCGGCAAGCGGAGCAGCGGTACTGAATGTTGCTGACGCCGTAGTGATAACCATGCCGTCCGAATCACAGATTGGTGATTCTCCGTTTTTCCACGATGCAGACGGCGATGGAGATCTGGATTTACTCGTGGGAAAGCCTCAGGGAAGCATCTACTATTACATCAATACCGGAACCGGCAGGCAATTCGCCTTCAGACTGGAAACGGACGCCTTTGCAGGAGTATCTATTAATTTCGAAGGACGTTTTTCCCAGATTTCCGTTCAGGATATTGACCTGGACGGCCGCCCTGATTTGCTCACCGCAGATCATACAGGTACCATCCGTATTTTCAGCAAGGCAGACTGGGGAAAATGGACCGCACGCGAAAGTTTATTGATTAACATTTCTGATAAGGCCTCGGCTCCCGTTCTAGGCAGGTATCTTTATGCGGCGGTTGCGGATTATAACGGAGACGGAAAACCGGATGTGGCAGTGGGTACCAATGCAGGTGGTATCATGTTATTCGCGAATATTTTACCGATCACCATTACTTCAACCGAACCGGGAGCCGGAAATCAGGTGAAGGTATATCCCAATCCCGCAAGCGGGCACATCACCATTCTGGCTTCCCAGCATTCGTCGGTGAATATATTATCGGTTAATGGAGAAGTCTTGCGAAATAATATTCATGTACAGGCCGGAGAAGCTACTGAAATTCCATTACTGAACTGGCCAACAGGATTATACCTGCTGGAGGTGACAGGCAAAGGACGTAAGGTGGTTAAAAAGGTTGTAATAAAGTGA
- a CDS encoding Gfo/Idh/MocA family protein — protein MNTFNINRRSFLQGATAALALTSFGARGMDLIHPPKPFRVGLIGTGWYGKSDLFRLIQVAPVEVIALCDVDKNQLKEAGTLVSQRQKSGKIPKLYGDYQKLLAENELDIVLIGTPDHWHALPMIDAVKKGSHVYVQKPISVDVMEGEAMVAAARKYKKVVQVGTQRKSTPHLIDAKKNIVDAGLLGKISHVEMCCYYHMRNNGNPPVEAVPDFLDYEKWTGPAPLRPYDGLPHIRWWRTFMEYGNGITGDMCVHMFDTVRWMLKLGWPKKISSTGGIYVQKEGKSNISDTQSAIFEYDDLNCVWQHRTWGTPANPDYPWSFTLYGEKGTLWASTMAYDFIPQGKGEKIHKDVVFEKEKYPEDITEKGIELNAAPATRLHMLDFLSAIDNSSRPVADIEEGHISTASCILANISMKIGRPVVYDPVKKEIKGDREANALLARPYRDPYKHPDYRTV, from the coding sequence ATGAATACTTTCAATATCAACCGACGCAGTTTTTTACAGGGAGCCACGGCGGCTTTGGCCCTTACTTCTTTTGGAGCGAGAGGAATGGATTTGATTCATCCGCCCAAGCCTTTCAGGGTGGGGCTGATCGGAACGGGATGGTATGGCAAAAGTGATTTATTCAGGCTGATTCAGGTTGCTCCTGTTGAAGTTATTGCGCTGTGTGATGTGGATAAAAACCAGTTAAAAGAAGCAGGGACGCTTGTAAGCCAGCGGCAGAAATCAGGCAAAATACCCAAACTGTATGGTGATTATCAGAAACTTCTGGCCGAAAATGAGCTGGATATAGTGCTTATCGGCACGCCGGATCACTGGCATGCGCTTCCGATGATAGATGCGGTAAAAAAAGGATCGCATGTGTATGTGCAAAAGCCTATCAGTGTGGATGTTATGGAGGGAGAGGCCATGGTGGCGGCGGCCAGGAAGTATAAAAAAGTAGTACAGGTAGGTACCCAGCGCAAGAGTACCCCTCACCTGATCGACGCTAAGAAGAACATTGTCGATGCTGGTTTGCTGGGCAAAATTTCACACGTGGAAATGTGCTGTTATTACCATATGCGAAACAACGGAAACCCGCCCGTGGAAGCAGTTCCTGATTTCCTCGATTATGAAAAATGGACCGGCCCGGCACCGCTGCGGCCCTATGACGGCCTGCCACATATCCGCTGGTGGCGCACTTTCATGGAATATGGTAACGGTATCACGGGTGATATGTGCGTACATATGTTCGATACCGTGCGCTGGATGCTGAAACTCGGCTGGCCAAAAAAGATAAGTTCCACCGGAGGTATCTATGTGCAGAAAGAAGGCAAATCCAATATTTCTGATACGCAGTCCGCCATTTTTGAATATGATGATCTGAATTGTGTATGGCAGCACCGTACCTGGGGTACCCCCGCCAATCCTGACTACCCGTGGTCGTTCACCCTTTATGGAGAAAAAGGTACCTTATGGGCTAGTACCATGGCATACGATTTTATACCGCAGGGAAAAGGAGAGAAAATTCATAAAGATGTGGTTTTTGAGAAGGAGAAATATCCCGAGGATATTACCGAAAAAGGGATAGAATTAAATGCCGCTCCGGCAACACGCCTGCACATGCTCGATTTCCTGAGTGCGATTGACAATAGCAGTCGCCCGGTGGCTGATATCGAGGAAGGGCATATTTCAACAGCCAGCTGTATACTAGCTAATATATCCATGAAAATTGGCAGACCCGTTGTTTATGATCCGGTTAAAAAGGAAATAAAAGGCGACAGAGAGGCCAACGCTTTGCTGGCGAGGCCTTATCGCGACCCGTACAAACACCCGGACTACCGAACGGTGTAA
- a CDS encoding DUF4136 domain-containing protein, with protein MKSIVKLTKPIAWMGVVGVLIMSCSQALQVSYDYDSSVNLKQFKTFKVEAEHKTEQDPLLGSDLNRRRLGDAVVEVMEAKGYKLDNQSPEIVVRFMTDVKDRQQVRSNNMYSPYMWWYGGGNNISTYNYQESRFILNIYQSSNDKMIWQGWASGKVKAPTKREDRDTMVKNTMADILRTFPQATLDTYSRK; from the coding sequence ATGAAAAGCATAGTGAAGTTGACAAAACCCATTGCCTGGATGGGTGTGGTGGGAGTACTGATAATGTCGTGCAGCCAGGCGCTTCAGGTGAGCTACGACTATGACTCATCGGTAAACCTTAAACAATTTAAAACATTCAAGGTTGAAGCGGAGCATAAAACAGAGCAGGATCCTTTATTAGGAAGTGATCTGAACCGCAGAAGATTAGGAGATGCGGTGGTGGAGGTAATGGAAGCGAAAGGATATAAGCTCGACAACCAGTCGCCTGAAATAGTGGTGCGCTTTATGACCGACGTAAAGGACCGTCAGCAGGTACGATCCAACAATATGTATTCACCCTATATGTGGTGGTATGGCGGCGGCAACAATATTTCAACCTATAATTATCAGGAAAGCCGCTTTATCCTGAATATCTATCAGAGCAGTAATGACAAGATGATCTGGCAGGGGTGGGCATCAGGCAAAGTAAAGGCGCCAACCAAGCGGGAAGACCGCGATACCATGGTGAAAAATACCATGGCGGATATCTTAAGAACTTTCCCTCAGGCAACGCTGGATACTTACAGCAGAAAGTAA
- a CDS encoding homoserine kinase: MNYVKAFAPATVANVACGFDIFGFAIQEPGDIVEIKRKDEPGIVIADITGDAGRLPRAAEKNAVTVVMLHLLKHLGISDFGCEVILHKNMPLGSGMGSSAASAVAGVVALNELLDNPLSRQDLLRFAMEGERIASGSAHADNVGPSLLGGFVVIRSYNPLDIFSIPVPEDLYCTLVHPDIEINTKDARYILRNEVSLKNAITQMGNVAGLVAGIMKSDYDLISRSMVDVIIEPVRSILIPEFNEVKKAAISAGALGCSISGAGPSMFALSRGVDTAWQVGSIMTETFRQAGIEANMHISGINQGGALILEKS; the protein is encoded by the coding sequence GTGAACTACGTCAAAGCTTTTGCCCCGGCCACAGTTGCCAATGTTGCCTGCGGTTTCGATATTTTTGGATTTGCGATCCAGGAACCTGGAGATATCGTTGAGATAAAACGGAAGGATGAACCGGGTATCGTCATTGCCGACATTACCGGTGACGCCGGACGTTTGCCACGTGCAGCTGAAAAAAATGCCGTCACTGTTGTAATGCTTCATTTGCTGAAGCATCTGGGTATCTCCGATTTCGGGTGCGAAGTGATTTTACATAAAAACATGCCGCTTGGCAGCGGAATGGGATCCAGCGCTGCCAGTGCGGTGGCTGGTGTGGTGGCTTTGAACGAGTTGCTGGATAACCCCTTGTCGCGCCAGGACCTGCTGAGGTTTGCCATGGAAGGCGAGCGCATCGCCTCAGGTTCGGCGCATGCGGATAATGTAGGGCCGTCGCTTTTGGGCGGATTTGTCGTAATTCGCAGTTATAACCCGCTGGATATCTTTTCTATCCCTGTTCCGGAAGATCTTTACTGTACCCTAGTTCATCCCGATATAGAGATCAACACCAAAGATGCAAGGTATATCCTTCGTAATGAGGTCTCCCTTAAAAACGCGATCACACAAATGGGAAATGTGGCAGGATTGGTTGCCGGTATTATGAAGTCGGATTATGACCTGATCAGCCGGTCAATGGTGGACGTGATCATAGAACCTGTTCGTTCCATACTTATCCCTGAATTTAACGAAGTGAAGAAGGCGGCCATTTCGGCAGGGGCCCTCGGATGCAGTATTTCCGGCGCGGGTCCTTCCATGTTTGCACTCAGCCGGGGAGTTGATACCGCCTGGCAAGTGGGCAGCATCATGACGGAAACGTTCCGTCAGGCCGGTATTGAAGCAAATATGCATATATCCGGCATTAACCAGGGTGGTGCGCTGATTTTAGAGAAAAGCTAA
- the thrA gene encoding bifunctional aspartate kinase/homoserine dehydrogenase I, producing MKVLKFGGTSVGSADSIRTVISIIENNLERGEHIAVVFSAMGGVTNKLIEIGKMAASGNTEYIEFLKVVEERHFAVVRGLINVKHQSSTFAAVRGLFNELGDILKGVSWIRELSDRTLDLIMSFGERLSTLVITEILRSKGINAEFCDARQIIHTNATYGMGDVNFEVTNHQILEYFAKSTALQCVTGFIASTAEGITTTLGRGGSDYTASIIGAALEADSIEIWTDVDGMMTADPRKVANAFTIPSISYAEAMELSHFGAKVIYPPSLQPAFAKNITLKVLNTFNVDFEGTYVQKAANGKEYAITGISSIDEIALVNIQGSGMIGVAGISGRLFTALSNNSISVILISQASSEHSICFSIDPKNAQKAREILEKEFSAEIAIGHIDGISIEKNLSIIAIVGEGMKKSTGVSGKLFSVLGKNGINVVATAQGSSELNISVVISKSDLSKALNAIHGVFFQSETRSLNLFIVGVGLIGGTLLEQIRNQTGYLREEKLLNLNIAGLSNTKKMLLDPDGIKPDQWRDRINDEGVKTSLPAFVQRMIELNLPNSVFVDCTSDKDIVQYYHMLLDASISVVTPNKVANSGSYSEYLALQRTALQRGVKFLYETNVGAGLPIINTIQGLMASGDKFLKIEAILSGTLSYIFNSFGPSVRFADVVREAKAKGFTEPDPREDLSGADVARKILILAREVGVPLEAEEITIAQILPDNCLKANSVDSFFEEMEVSDSFFAGLRENAEAEGKKLRYIASLENGKALVQLQTVDAQHPFYTLSGSDNIISFTTERYKDRPLVIKGPGAGAEVTASGVFADIMSISSYLG from the coding sequence ATGAAGGTTCTTAAATTCGGTGGCACTTCTGTCGGTTCGGCAGACAGCATCAGGACGGTAATCAGTATCATAGAAAACAATCTTGAACGAGGTGAGCATATTGCAGTGGTTTTTTCTGCCATGGGCGGAGTCACGAACAAGCTCATTGAAATCGGGAAAATGGCTGCTTCCGGAAACACCGAGTACATCGAATTCCTGAAAGTTGTAGAAGAAAGGCATTTTGCCGTTGTCCGTGGGCTGATCAACGTCAAACATCAGAGCAGTACATTTGCAGCTGTCAGAGGCTTATTTAATGAGCTCGGGGATATCCTGAAAGGTGTTTCCTGGATTCGTGAACTGTCCGACCGGACGCTGGATCTTATTATGAGCTTCGGTGAACGTTTGTCTACACTGGTTATTACCGAAATACTAAGAAGCAAAGGGATCAACGCTGAGTTCTGCGACGCCCGGCAGATAATCCACACCAATGCCACCTATGGCATGGGGGATGTTAATTTTGAAGTCACTAACCATCAGATACTTGAATATTTTGCCAAAAGCACCGCCTTACAATGTGTGACGGGCTTTATCGCTTCCACGGCAGAAGGGATCACCACTACCCTTGGCCGCGGCGGGTCCGACTACACGGCATCCATTATCGGAGCGGCACTGGAGGCGGATTCCATCGAGATATGGACGGATGTGGATGGCATGATGACAGCCGACCCCCGGAAAGTTGCCAATGCTTTTACCATTCCTTCGATATCCTATGCCGAAGCAATGGAACTTTCGCACTTTGGAGCAAAAGTAATTTATCCGCCCAGCCTGCAGCCTGCATTTGCCAAAAACATCACACTTAAAGTGCTCAATACCTTTAATGTAGATTTTGAAGGCACCTATGTCCAAAAAGCCGCGAATGGGAAAGAGTATGCCATCACCGGGATATCTTCGATTGATGAAATTGCGCTGGTAAACATTCAGGGAAGCGGGATGATCGGCGTGGCGGGTATATCAGGCCGTTTGTTTACGGCACTGTCCAATAATTCGATCAGCGTGATCCTGATTTCCCAGGCATCCTCTGAGCATTCCATCTGTTTTTCAATTGACCCTAAAAATGCCCAGAAGGCAAGGGAGATACTTGAAAAAGAATTCTCGGCAGAAATTGCTATCGGGCATATCGACGGGATCAGTATTGAGAAAAATCTTTCCATCATTGCAATTGTTGGCGAAGGCATGAAAAAAAGTACCGGTGTTTCCGGAAAGCTTTTTTCTGTTTTAGGCAAAAATGGTATCAATGTAGTGGCAACAGCCCAGGGTTCTTCCGAACTGAATATTTCTGTTGTTATTTCCAAAAGTGATTTATCAAAAGCACTCAACGCTATTCACGGTGTATTTTTTCAGTCCGAAACCCGGTCACTGAATCTCTTCATTGTTGGCGTGGGCCTGATAGGCGGTACCTTGCTGGAACAGATCAGGAACCAGACGGGATACCTCCGAGAGGAAAAATTACTGAACCTGAATATTGCAGGGTTGTCTAATACAAAGAAAATGCTGCTGGACCCCGATGGGATCAAGCCTGACCAATGGCGCGACAGGATAAACGATGAAGGTGTAAAAACGAGCCTTCCGGCGTTTGTTCAGCGAATGATTGAGCTAAACCTTCCCAACAGCGTTTTTGTAGATTGCACGTCGGATAAAGACATTGTTCAGTATTATCACATGCTGCTGGATGCCAGTATATCCGTTGTGACACCCAACAAGGTAGCCAATTCGGGTTCGTATTCCGAGTATCTGGCGCTGCAGAGGACTGCGCTGCAAAGAGGTGTGAAGTTCCTGTATGAAACCAATGTTGGTGCGGGGCTCCCCATCATCAACACCATTCAAGGGTTAATGGCCAGCGGTGATAAGTTTCTGAAAATTGAAGCGATCCTTTCGGGAACGCTTTCTTATATATTCAATTCTTTCGGACCAAGTGTTCGTTTTGCAGATGTTGTGAGAGAGGCCAAAGCCAAAGGATTCACTGAACCCGACCCGCGGGAGGATCTCAGCGGTGCTGATGTGGCCCGTAAGATACTGATCCTTGCCCGTGAGGTAGGAGTTCCTCTGGAAGCAGAAGAAATAACCATAGCCCAGATATTACCCGACAACTGCCTGAAAGCCAACTCTGTGGATTCTTTTTTTGAAGAAATGGAGGTATCCGACAGTTTCTTTGCAGGCCTGAGGGAGAATGCAGAAGCGGAGGGAAAGAAACTCAGGTACATCGCCTCGCTGGAAAATGGCAAGGCGCTCGTGCAGCTGCAGACGGTTGATGCGCAACATCCTTTTTATACCCTTTCTGGAAGTGATAACATCATTTCCTTTACCACGGAGCGGTATAAAGACCGCCCATTGGTTATCAAAGGGCCTGGAGCCGGTGCCGAAGTTACTGCCTCAGGTGTATTTGCAGACATTATGAGTATCAGCAGTTACCTGGGATGA
- a CDS encoding winged helix-turn-helix domain-containing protein, giving the protein MDFNKFELYPYTESYQMLKSGNKLFKWHFGICMVLSVLGYHGVWANNESIRFAEKANLAIRRTVHHLITANGDSTSRIAPVVQQDAHTFTIRLDSIFDYRKLPNLLQQSLDQYGINQGYDVVILKDETREVELGYSFLDLKQKGGVPCRTRRQVPGSYSLKITFQPELKGAGITGWWLLPAGSLLAVLGLMIWKRRKEDHISGTITDSEEATSRKLVFGNSILDVQGLRLVSAGVAYDLTYREGKLLNLFASCQNQILERDFILKSVWEDEGIIVGRSVDVFVSRLRKMLSQDQDIKIAAVHGIGYRLEVRSSS; this is encoded by the coding sequence ATGGATTTTAATAAATTTGAACTGTATCCATACACTGAATCTTATCAGATGCTGAAATCCGGTAATAAACTTTTTAAGTGGCATTTTGGCATCTGCATGGTGCTGTCAGTTTTGGGCTATCACGGTGTATGGGCAAATAATGAGTCGATCCGTTTTGCGGAAAAGGCAAACCTGGCCATTCGCCGGACGGTTCATCATTTAATTACCGCGAACGGCGACTCTACTTCGCGCATTGCTCCGGTTGTTCAGCAAGATGCACACACCTTTACCATTCGGCTCGACAGTATTTTTGATTACCGCAAGCTCCCCAATCTACTTCAGCAATCACTGGATCAGTATGGTATCAATCAAGGGTACGACGTTGTAATCTTGAAGGATGAAACCAGGGAGGTGGAGCTTGGATACAGTTTTTTGGACCTTAAGCAAAAAGGAGGAGTACCCTGCAGGACGCGTAGGCAGGTACCCGGGTCCTACAGTTTGAAAATAACCTTTCAACCAGAGCTCAAAGGAGCAGGTATTACGGGCTGGTGGTTGCTACCTGCCGGTAGTCTGCTGGCGGTGCTGGGGCTGATGATCTGGAAAAGACGCAAAGAGGACCATATCAGTGGTACAATTACGGATTCAGAAGAGGCAACCTCTCGGAAACTGGTTTTTGGGAATTCGATACTGGATGTGCAGGGCCTTCGGCTGGTGTCGGCTGGTGTTGCTTACGACCTTACTTACCGCGAAGGAAAGCTCCTGAATTTGTTTGCCAGCTGTCAGAATCAGATTTTGGAAAGGGATTTTATCTTGAAATCCGTTTGGGAGGACGAAGGTATTATTGTTGGCCGGAGCGTGGACGTGTTTGTTTCAAGGCTCAGGAAAATGCTTTCTCAGGATCAGGATATAAAAATTGCCGCTGTACATGGCATCGGGTACCGGCTTGAGGTAAGAAGCAGCAGTTGA